The Deltaproteobacteria bacterium GWC2_65_14 sequence TGCCGAAGGGGGGACTCGACCGCCTTAAGGCTCGGCGATCGCGCCATCGCCCGTTGCGGCGCGGGTTTCCCCACCACCCCCTCAAGCCGCTCCGTACCTAAAACGACCTGGAGTCCTTTTGTTTATCCGATAGTTTTGAGAGTGCCAACATTACACATTTCGTAGATTTCGGGAGATTTCCATAGCCTTCCGTAGAAATTGGACCAAAATGAGCCACTCGGATCCGGCCGATCATGGGGAACGGCGATCCCAACCATTATGCGCGGCGTCTTCTGCCGGGTCTTGGCTTATCCAGATAATCGGCTAACGGGATCAGCCGGACCCCCTCGTATTCGCCTATGGCCAGCATCGCCTTGTCGCCCGTTACGATCACCTCCGCCTTCCCTTCGACGGCGCATTCCAAGATGCGATTGTCCGGCTCGTCCCGGAGGACGGACAGGCGGCGGGAGGGATTCACAACTGTCCCCATCTCCCCCAGAACGACCGCCACACGGCTGAGCTCTTCCTTGTCTCGGGAGAACTTCGAGGCCAGCACCGACAGGATTTCCCGGATGATCGGGAGCGAAATGAGGAGTTCGTCCCGTCCCTCCAGAATCCTCGCCACCGCCGCATCGGCGCGTCCGCCGGGAAACATCAACGCCGCGAGCAGGACGTTGGAGTCGAAGACGACTCTCATCGACGCCTGAGATACTTGTCAAGATCTTCCTCTTTCAGAATCCCCTTCTCCCGGGCACGGGCGCTCCAGTATCCCTGCATCGCCTTCCATTCCCCCCGCAGCCGCTGACGCCGGGCGAGCCGCAAGGCTTCCTGGATTACGGCACTTAGGCTCTTCCCCTCCTCTTTCGCTACCCGCTCGGCATCCTCGGCAAGATCGGGTGGCAGAGAAATGGTCTTCTTTATCGCATCGCCCATTCTCCATGTCCTCCTGACGGACGCGAAATGCGGTGTGATTACTTCATACCAACCTGTCTGAGTTTCCCACAAATAGCAGTGTTCGGCAAGAGCATGCGGCAAGCGCAAACCGACGGTCTTCCCCTATTGCGGTTGGTCTAAAAACGGGGTGCAGGTCCACTCCAGTCGACCGGGTCGAGTCCCGCCGCCTGCCTCCCGACTTCAGAAAACGGCGAGGAACCCCGCTTGGGGGATCGTCCGGACGTAATCGAAGTTCCCGATCGTCGAATCGTTCCCCTCGACCTGGACCTCCGCGATGAGCTCGACTCTTGACCCGAGACGATACGCCACGGAGAGCCGGGCGATCCCCTTCGCATCCTCGCGGGTTTCGCCGAACGTGCGGTCCCTCCCGTCATACTTCCGCCAGAGCGCGCGGCCATCGAGCCGTGTCCGGAGGCCATCCGACAGGCGCGCCTCCAGCCGGCCCTGGAGCTTGTGCTCCGTGAAGCTTCGGTCCGGCGCGTCGGCGTCTTCCCGCGCGATCTCGTAACGGGCCGACCCGTCTAGCCAGGGGAAGAGCCGGGACCGTTTGACCTCCAGGCCAAATCCGTATTCCGTGGCATCGAGATCGTCGAGCGATTCGCGCCGATAGTCCTTCGCCATCAGGAGGCCGTCGGCCGAGACCTGCGTGGAAGGCGAGATCATCAGCCGGGGCCCCGTCCGGACCCCCATGCGGCGGAACAGCGATTTCCGGTCCAGGGTGTAGAACTCGAAATGGGCAGAACTCCTCCACCGGAGGTCTGCGCCGAGTCGGACCTCGTTCTCCAGCGCCCCCAGCGCCGCCTCGATGCTGAACTCCTTCTGGTTCAGGTATTCGTGGGCCAGAAGCGAAAGGCGCCCCACGAGCAGGTTCGGCCCGACGAACTCCGCGGATCCCATGAGGAAACCCTGAATGAAGACGTCGTCCTCCTCGGTCCCCGCGGTGAGCGAGGTTTCGGGAAGGCGCAGCACGTTGGAGTCGTAGCCCGCCTTCCCCTGGAAGACCACGCTCCGGGAGCGGGCCCGGCGGCGGTCCGGGGCACGCCCCTCCGGTTTCGACAGCCGCTCGACCCACTCCCTGCCCCTCTCCCGCAACGAGTCATCCGGGCTCTCGCGAGCCAACCTCTCGAGGTCCTCGCGCGCCTCCTCCACGCGATTCAGCTTGATCCGGGCCAGCGCGCGGTAGAAGAGCGCGAAATACCGTCGGGGGCCCTCCCTCAGGGCGACGGAGCTCAGGGTCCGGTCCGCGTCCGCGAAGTTGCCGAGTTCGTACTGAGAAACCCCAAGAAGGTAGGTGGCTTCCATGTCACCCGCCCGGTATCGGAGCGCGTTCCGAAAGGCCGCGACCGCGATCCCGTGCTGCCCCGCCATGTGGGCGGAGAACCCGAGTTGGTAGTAGGTCCTGTACTCCTCGAGCCCGAGTTGGATGGCCCGTTGGTAGGGCTTGATGGCGCGCGCGTAGTCCTTCCGCGCCGCCCGCGCATATCCCATGTAAAACCAGCCCTCGGCGTGGTCCGGGCGTGCCTCGACCAGCTCCTGGGCGAGCGCTTCGACCGCCCCGTACTCCTCCGCCCGCGCAGCCTGGCGCACGCGTTCCAAGAGCGCGCCCGGGTCCTCCTGCAGGCCCGCGGAGAGGAAAAAAAGGGGGATGAAGACCATCCCCCGGTAGAGTCTGACTAAGGCAGAAATCTGAGTGCGCGGTTACGGGATTCTGTTCAGCGCGTTCTGCACGGCGTCGCTGGCCGTGTCCAGGCCGGCGTTCGCCGCGTCCTGGGCGCTCTGGACCGCGTCGCTCGCCTCCTGCGCCGCATCGGCGCCCGCGAGGGCGTTCTCCGCGGACGAGAGCCCTTGATCGACCGCGCCGCCGGCGTCGCCGATTGCATCCAGCGCCCGTGCCAGACCGCTATCCGCGTTCGCGAGGGCGTCCTCGAGCGCCGCCTCGGCCCGATCGAGCGCGCTCTCCAAAGCCGCGACCGCCACGCCCGAGGCTTGTTCCGGCAGGTCGGGAAGTTCCGGCAGATCCGTTGCCGAAACGCCGACGGGAGCCAGCGCGAGAATGATTGCGATCGCTAAGGCCAACCTTTTCATACCCGCCTCCTTTCGAAATCGAATATCCGGTTCCAACCAATGAAGAAATGCAACGCACGCGCCCGATCCAGTAATTTTATTTTTCATTTGTTTTTGATAGGTTAAAAAAAGACAGCACGATACGCAAGTACGATCTTGAGCGTAAAATAACATAAATCGTGGTAATTACCGCTCAAATTTCCCCATCTTTCCCCTCGGGGTGTCAAGCGACATTTGAAAATGTACCAATTTGCGACATAGAAAGTGTACCACCCGTCCTGGTTGAAAACTGTCCCATGCCCCCTGTGATCGTATCCTCGAGGGTCGCGCCGACGCTTTCGAGCCGACCTCCAGCGGCTCCGCCGGAAGAACCCCAGGCCAAGGCATGGGGCGATAGGCGATCGCCCATACCGTGGCATCCAGCGCCGGAACGTGTCAACAAGAATGAGACACTGCCGGTCAGAATTCTATGTCTAACACGTCCGGTTCATCCTTCCTGGTCCTGGGCTTGTTGATCCAACCTAGCCGTAAGATCCCCGCCGGCCAGTCGCTTCGTCGCGTCCACGAGGGCTCCCACGGGGCGGACGATCAGGGAATCTCCTCCTAACCATACGACCGCAAGGAAAAGGACCCCGATCACCGCAAGGGCCGCAAGTTCCACCACTAGTTTGCGATTGACCTCCGTAAAGAGCTCCTCGGTCGGAATGCCGAGGAGAGCGTATCCTTCGTTCCTGTTGAGCGGACCGTGGAAGGGGGAAAACAGGTACAGCCGCTCCACACCGTCCGCCCCTACCGCCTGGGACGTCCCCTTTTTCTCCTGCGATATTATTTCAAAAAGGGATCTCTCAAGAAGATTCCCTCTTCCGAACGATTGCGCTTCGGGGTAACTGGTCAGAACAGCGCCGTTGCTGTCGAGTTTCACATAGGTGGAATTCTTTGGAGTCTGTACGTCGATGAGGGACTCGAACTGCGTCACAAGGGATAAATTCAGAGCGGCAAAGACAACCCCGGTCGCATTTCCCTGCTGATCCAGGAGCGGGTATCCGAAGTTGATCACAGGCGTTCCCGTGATCCGCCCCATCTGGTACTGGCCGACGGAAAAAGATCGGGTCCTCAGGGCTTCCTTGAAGTACAACCGGTCGGAAATGTTCACAGGCTTTTTCAAGGGGACAGCGCTGTTCACTATTTGACCATCAAGCCGGGCAACCCCGAAATTCGCGTACACGGGACTGCTCCTCAAGAACCGCGCAAGAAATTCGTCGGATTGGTTTCCACCCTTGCGGACGATCGGCACTTCCGCGAGCACGGAGAGATTCCGATGTGTTCCTCGAATGACTTCCTCTTCGTGGAGAATTGCGAAGTCGAGAATTTTCGCCATCCCCTCCCCGGCTCCCGCAATTTCCAACTTCCTAAGATGCCAAGAGGTGAAGACTGTCAGCAGGACAACAGGAAGGAAAGCCAGTGCTCCCAGGAGAATCAACTTCGACCGAATACTGGAGGGGTAAAGATTCTTCATCCAAACCTCTTTGGGAGGTTCATTGATTCTGATTCCAGTTGATATCAGATCGTACGATAACCCGCGAGCCACATTTGGGCCACATGGAGCCAAGATACGAAAAAAGGGAACCCGGCGTCAATCCGGATTCCCTTTGGTTATTGCGATGGTGCCGAAGAGGGGACTCGAACCCCCACGGGTTTCCCCACCACCTCTTGGATCTGAGGATTTTTCTGGCGATGAATCTATTGCCGAATTCGATCCCTTTGAAGATGCCGCAAACACCTTCCCTTGCATTTATTCCGGAATTGCTTGATTCTGCCGAATCCACTGAA is a genomic window containing:
- a CDS encoding putative toxin-antitoxin system toxin component, PIN family; translation: MRVVFDSNVLLAALMFPGGRADAAVARILEGRDELLISLPIIREILSVLASKFSRDKEELSRVAVVLGEMGTVVNPSRRLSVLRDEPDNRILECAVEGKAEVIVTGDKAMLAIGEYEGVRLIPLADYLDKPRPGRRRRA